A stretch of the Vigna radiata var. radiata cultivar VC1973A chromosome 7, Vradiata_ver6, whole genome shotgun sequence genome encodes the following:
- the LOC106766394 gene encoding TMV resistance protein N: MICISQPITRFLAQFSLPFKHTCDVFINHRGIDTKRNIAGLLYDSLTRMEVRSFLDSMNMKPGDRLFDHIDRAILGCKVGVTVFSPRYCESYFCLHELALLMESKKRVVPIFYDVKPSQLVVKDNGTCPAKQLRRFSLALEEAKYTVGLTFDSLKGDWSEILRDASDAVMMNLLEVEEERKNMKRKQ, translated from the exons ATGATATGCATTTCTCAACCAATCACAAGGTTTCTAGCACAATTCTCATTACCTTTCAAACATA CATGCGATGTGTTCATAAACCATCGTGGCATCGACACCAAGAGGAACATCGCGGGGTTGCTATACGACAGTTTGACTAGGATGGAAGTGCGGTCGTTTTTGGACAGCATGAACATGAAACCTGGGGATAGGTTGTTCGATCACATCGACAGGGCCATTCTAGGGTGCAAAGTGGGTGTTACGGTGTTTTCGCCACGTTACTGTGAGTCGTATTTTTGTCTACATGAACTCGCTCTTCTCATGGAGTCAAAGAAGAGGGTTGTGCCCATCTTCTACGACGTCAAACCTTCGCAGCTTGTGGTCAAGGATAACGGAACTTGTCCTGCTAAACAGCTTCGGAGATTCTCTTTGGCACTCGAGGAAGCTAAATACACTGTTGGATTGACCTTTGATTCTTTGAAGGG GGACTGGTCGGAGATACTGAGAGATGCTTCAGATGCAGTGATGATGAACTTGCTGGAGGTAGAAGAAGAGCGAAAAAACATGAAGAGAAAACAGtga